The following coding sequences are from one Lolium rigidum isolate FL_2022 chromosome 6, APGP_CSIRO_Lrig_0.1, whole genome shotgun sequence window:
- the LOC124664368 gene encoding putative receptor-like protein kinase At3g47110 — translation MGNFLPTLAMPNNSGSIPASLGNLKLLEKLDLSFNHLSGEAQGTYHDQSSYPNSQYGFTCYGHIWLIALERKKQVDVTTLSLGNPISSSVGLMGTIGYAAPEYAGGGQVSTAADVYSFGVILLEIFLRRRPTGDMFKDGLTIVKFTEINFPGRIMEIVDPQLIQELELCQETPATMKGKGVHSLMSMLNIGLCCTKPSPGERINMQEVAAKLHGIRDAYLRGN, via the exons ATGGGCAACTTCCTACCAACATTGGCAATGCCAAACAATTC TGGGTCAATACCAGCATCTCTTGGCAACTTAAAACTTCTTGAGAAACTAGATTTGTCATTCAACCATCTTAGTGGTGAG GCACAAGGAACATATCATGATCAAAGTAGTTATCCCAATAGCCAGTATGGTTTCACTTGCTATGGTCATATTTGGCTTATTGCTCTGGAGAGGAAAAAACAAGTTGATGTCACTACATTATCGCTTGGTAACCCAATCTCTTCTTCGGTTGGACTAATGGGAACGATCGGATACGCTGCTCCAG AATATGCAGGGGGTGGTCAAGTTTCAACTGCCGCGGATGTTTACAGCTTTGGTGTCATCCTCCTCGAAATATTCCTTCGGAGAAGGCCAACTGGTGATATGTTTAAAGATGGATTGACCATTGTGAAGTTtacagaaatcaacttccctggtAGGATAATGGAGATAGTCGACCCTCAGCTGATACAAGAGTTGGAGCTTTGCCAAGAAACTCCAGCAACCATGAAAGGAAAAGGTGTCCACTCTCTGATGTCGATGCTGAACATTGGCCTTTGTTGCACCAAGCCGTCTCCAGGTGAGCGCATCAACATGCAGGAGGTGGCTGCCAAGCTACATGGTATTAGAGATGCATATCTTAGAGGAAACTGA